In Oncorhynchus tshawytscha isolate Ot180627B linkage group LG28, Otsh_v2.0, whole genome shotgun sequence, a genomic segment contains:
- the LOC112226436 gene encoding la-related protein 6, producing the protein MSSAACVSENPRQSPFTPGRYPDIPMSPTALSKGDTLSCQDGLFTKLASQSAESSSMTSGSCDLSRQIVSQLECYLSNEHLAEDGFLLKHVQRNRMGYVSLKLLTSFKKMKELTRDWRTTLAAALCSDSLEVNREGTKVRRREPLPDWLLSAPNSKLLLAWNLFGENTGSDISTLSSLDQQVVLEKALKLFSSHAAVASLRILRPGKELPVELRRHARRHAELGRRTCAVVEFETLEGARLAYRALQRGGAEGAVVCVASLGSPGTRSPPSSSSHPTNRQAEKEGEEDPKPDGGSEVTKVYQKNPKVKSRCFTNSSLKDPVPSRCFINDSMKDPELLKSLESDPAQATVPTLGSAPARFSCRRIQRHKSLDSPLGQEGHCQTSQRDRPSSSDSHASRVPLVLSKLRDSRSGSVGRSRCSGDHAQEKVACPWVQRQKVATSAALLHPEIPGKLRRQTLPLRVVRLPQGPYGTKGFYGGRGRGKLTQQQ; encoded by the exons ATGTCCTCAGCAGCCTGTGTTTCAGAGAACCCAAGGCAAAGCCCTTTCACGCCAGGACGCTACCCAGACATACCCATGTCTCCAACTGCCCTCTCTAAAGGCGACACACTGAGTTGCCAGGATGG GCTCTTCACTAAACTTGCTAGCCAATCGGCGGAGTCCTCCAGCATGACATCAGGGTCATGTGACCTGAGCAGGCAGATCGTGTCCCAGTTGGAGTGCTACCTGTCCAATGAACACCTGGCAGAGGATGGCTTCCTGCTCAAACACGTCCAGAGGAACAGGATGGGATACGTCAGCCTCAAGCTGCTCACCTCCTTCAAAAAG ATGAAGGAGCTGACGAGAGACTGGCGCACCACCCTGGCCGCAGCGCTGTGTTCTGATTCGCTGGAGGTCAACAGGGAAGGGACCAAAGTGAGGCGCAGAGAGCCTCTGCCTGATTGGCTGTTGAGTGCCCCTAACAGCAAGCTGCTACTAGCCTGGAACCTGTTTGGAGAAAACACAGGAAGTGACATCTCTACCCTCAGCAGCTTGGACCAACAGGTTGTCCTAGAGAAAGCTCTGAAGCTGTTCAGTTCCCATGCTGCCGTGGCCTCACTGCGTATCCTCCGTCCTGGGAAAGAGCTTCCTGTGGAGCTGAGACGCCATGCCAGGAGGCATGCCGAGCTGGGCCGCAG GACGTGTGCTGTGGTGGAGTTTGAGACCCTGGAGGGGGCCAGGTTGGCCTACCGAGCCctgcagagaggaggagcagagggggcCGTGGTTTGTGTCGCCAGCCTGGGCAGCCCTGGCACGcgctcacccccctcctcctcgtccCACCCCACCAACCGGCAGGCGGagaaggagggtgaggaggacCCCAAGCCAGATGGAGGCTCCGAGGTGACTAAGGTGTACCAGAAAAATCCCAAGGTGAAATCGAGATGTTTCACCAACAGCTCCCTGAAGGATCCAGTCCCGTCTAGATGTTTCATAAATGACTCTATGAAGGATCCGGAACTACTGAAGAGCTTAGAGTCTGACCCTGCCCAGGCCACAGTCCCAACCCTGGGTTCAGCCCCAGCCAGGTTTTCATGCAGAAGGATCCAGCGCCATAAGTCCCTGGACAGCCCCCTGGGCCAGGAGGGTCATTGCCAAACATCACAAAGGGATAGGCCCTCCTCCTCGGACAGCCATGCGTCCCGCGTCCCCCTGGTCTTGTCTAAGCTCCGGGACTCAAGATCTGGAAGTGTGGGAAGGAGCAGGTGCTCTGGGGACCATGCACAGGAGAAGGTGGCCTGCCCCTGGGTGCAGCGCCAGAAGGTGGCTACTAGCGCGGCCCTACTCCACCCGGAAATCCCGGGCAAGCTGCGGAGACAGACTCTGCCCCTGAGGGTGGTGCGTCTGCCCCAAGGACCCTACGGGACCAAGGGCTTCTATGGAGGCAGGGGAAGAGGGAAGCTAACTCAGCAGCAGTAA